A portion of the Thermosediminibacter oceani DSM 16646 genome contains these proteins:
- a CDS encoding carbohydrate ABC transporter permease translates to MRGRDLSRKISDSLYLPVALLAAMAMVIPVYILFKVSVSTPGEILTAHPSFLIRDFTLEHWVKVLKSGNLKAPFVKSFAVATLTTVAAVLIASPAAYVIARMPRKIKYPLVLSLFLTRMFPEVGIALPISVQFIKMNLIDTYLGLVLAHLILNLPFAAWILVGTFETIPKDLEEAAMVDGAGKVESLIKVIMPLALPGIAVAAIFVWLNSWNEFTYALYLTVSQRTLPLQTYYYVVRGGWFDAATYATILTIPVMVVTFFLQRYMKGGYLSGAVKG, encoded by the coding sequence ATGAGGGGTAGAGATTTAAGCCGTAAAATATCCGATTCCCTGTATCTGCCTGTGGCCCTCCTTGCGGCGATGGCTATGGTCATACCCGTATACATACTCTTTAAAGTTTCGGTGAGCACCCCCGGTGAAATTTTAACCGCCCATCCTTCTTTTCTAATCAGGGATTTTACGCTGGAACACTGGGTGAAGGTTTTGAAATCGGGCAACCTGAAGGCGCCCTTCGTCAAAAGTTTTGCCGTGGCTACTCTGACAACGGTTGCAGCTGTATTGATAGCATCTCCCGCCGCATACGTTATAGCCAGGATGCCCCGCAAAATAAAGTATCCGCTGGTACTGTCCCTCTTTCTAACAAGGATGTTCCCGGAAGTGGGAATAGCGCTGCCCATTTCGGTCCAGTTTATTAAGATGAATTTAATCGACACGTACTTGGGCCTTGTCCTTGCACATCTGATACTCAATCTCCCCTTTGCTGCCTGGATACTGGTGGGAACTTTCGAGACTATTCCGAAAGATCTGGAAGAAGCCGCTATGGTCGACGGGGCGGGGAAGGTAGAATCGTTGATAAAAGTAATCATGCCTCTAGCGCTACCGGGTATCGCGGTTGCTGCTATATTCGTATGGCTGAACTCGTGGAACGAGTTTACCTATGCCCTGTACCTCACCGTTTCGCAGAGGACGCTGCCTCTGCAGACCTATTATTACGTCGTGAGGGGAGGATGGTTTGACGCAGCTACATACGCCACCATTTTAACTATACCGGTAATGGTGGTGACATTCTTTCTCCAGCGCTATATGAAAGGGGGGTATTTGTCGGGAGCTGTTAAAGGTTAA
- a CDS encoding carbohydrate ABC transporter permease, giving the protein MTWLKKYRLEALLLAPLLLYILGFTVYPIFQTITMSFLDRFTGALTLANYREIIGKVEFKSALFNTVAFALLSLTLEMVTAIVIALILKRRFFGRGFLRAMLMVPMGVPTLVSGVAMTYIFSIHGYLNELLYRLNIIELPVDWASGGLRTLMMVSLADMWKVTPMVILILLAGLESIQDEVYEAASIDGATAWQTFRNITLPLLKPYITMAIILRAIDAFRVFELVLVLAGRATPVLSTFAYDEYNNYGNAYTSAAASTILLVIIMIFIYGYLKVGGSEEVSG; this is encoded by the coding sequence GTGACCTGGCTTAAAAAGTACAGGCTGGAAGCCTTACTGCTGGCACCGCTGCTACTGTACATACTGGGGTTTACAGTATACCCGATATTTCAGACAATTACCATGAGTTTTCTTGATAGGTTCACAGGGGCTTTAACCTTGGCCAACTACCGGGAAATAATCGGTAAGGTGGAGTTTAAGAGCGCGCTCTTTAATACGGTGGCCTTCGCGCTCCTAAGTTTAACCCTTGAAATGGTGACAGCCATAGTCATAGCTCTGATCTTGAAAAGGCGGTTTTTCGGGAGGGGCTTTTTGCGAGCCATGCTAATGGTCCCGATGGGTGTGCCGACGCTTGTCTCGGGTGTGGCGATGACTTACATATTCAGTATTCACGGGTATCTCAATGAACTGCTTTACAGGCTGAATATAATAGAACTTCCGGTCGACTGGGCCAGCGGTGGGCTCCGCACGCTTATGATGGTGTCGCTGGCCGACATGTGGAAGGTCACTCCCATGGTGATTTTGATACTGCTGGCGGGGCTCGAGAGCATACAAGACGAGGTCTATGAGGCTGCCAGTATTGACGGCGCAACAGCCTGGCAGACATTCAGAAACATCACCCTTCCCCTCCTGAAACCGTATATCACAATGGCCATTATACTGAGGGCTATTGATGCTTTCAGGGTATTCGAGCTTGTGCTGGTCCTTGCCGGGAGAGCTACACCGGTGCTTTCAACTTTTGCTTACGACGAGTACAACAATTATGGAAATGCCTATACATCGGCTGCTGCTTCCACGATTTTGCTCGTAATCATCATGATATTTATATACGGGTACTTAAAAGTGGGCGGCTCTGAGGAGGTTAGTGGATAA
- a CDS encoding LacI family DNA-binding transcriptional regulator, translating into MPTIEDIARLANVSIATVSRVFNNKPDVSEKTRERVLKIARELGYEPSMPARSLIKGKTRTVGLIVPDISNPYYSEIVRGIEDTCHSLRYNVILCNADNKREKEFEYIDILKNRWVDGVIFHCDYFSEEHYEAFSRKKIPVVLAGRATVYDVPYVTIDNFKAAFDAVNYLISLGHERIGIIHGPLDGMKETIDSVDRLMGYKKALSEAGLKIYNELIAEGDFKAKGGYEAARKILEAGVKPTAIFAVSDIMAIGALNAVFDFGLKCPDDVSVVGFDNIDLSEMTRPPLTTVAQPMYNIGAVAAEILINLINGESVERKQIILEHKLVIRSSCKSI; encoded by the coding sequence ATGCCCACTATAGAAGATATAGCAAGACTTGCAAACGTATCGATAGCAACTGTGTCGAGGGTTTTCAACAACAAGCCCGATGTCAGCGAAAAAACCCGGGAAAGGGTGCTTAAGATCGCAAGGGAGCTGGGATATGAACCCAGCATGCCTGCCCGGAGCCTTATCAAGGGGAAAACCCGGACGGTGGGGCTTATCGTGCCAGATATATCGAACCCCTACTACAGCGAAATAGTAAGAGGAATCGAAGACACCTGCCACAGCCTCAGGTATAACGTGATCCTCTGCAATGCCGACAACAAAAGGGAAAAGGAGTTCGAATACATAGATATCTTAAAAAACCGCTGGGTCGACGGAGTAATATTTCACTGCGACTATTTCAGCGAGGAGCATTATGAGGCCTTCAGCCGGAAGAAAATTCCCGTAGTCCTGGCAGGAAGGGCTACAGTGTACGACGTCCCCTATGTGACTATCGACAATTTCAAAGCCGCCTTCGATGCCGTGAACTACCTCATTTCCCTCGGCCATGAAAGGATAGGAATAATCCACGGTCCTCTGGACGGCATGAAGGAGACCATTGACAGCGTGGACCGGTTGATGGGGTATAAAAAGGCTTTGAGCGAAGCCGGACTTAAAATCTATAATGAACTGATCGCTGAGGGTGACTTTAAGGCGAAGGGGGGTTACGAAGCTGCAAGAAAAATTCTAGAGGCCGGTGTTAAGCCAACAGCCATCTTCGCTGTGAGCGACATAATGGCTATAGGGGCCTTAAACGCCGTTTTTGATTTCGGCCTGAAATGCCCTGATGACGTTTCGGTGGTGGGTTTTGACAACATCGACCTGAGCGAAATGACAAGGCCGCCGCTTACAACTGTAGCTCAGCCTATGTACAATATAGGCGCTGTAGCCGCCGAAATATTGATAAACTTGATCAACGGAGAAAGTGTTGAAAGAAAGCAGATAATACTGGAACATAAACTCGTTATACGGAGTTCTTGTAAAAGCATATAA
- a CDS encoding cell wall-associated hydrolase-like protein: protein MKWFKGFLVVVLCFTLIAVIGTEALKAQDSELTKEQLQDIENAKIRTERLLKNWNKVALPDEKELKKEFKYKYLKKGVNSGVTVTAPAGSIGSYGDILVTLSESSSGSSSWVGGHAGVVYNSDYTVESFGNKGSLNGVRRWPNDWGVRYSNVKGLWVSGAGDADYRYAADYSYAQIGKPYNYNFFDINRTDAFYCSQLAWRAWKNRGWDLNDGGAVWPVDLVESPHTVVFYSK, encoded by the coding sequence GTGAAATGGTTTAAAGGTTTTCTGGTTGTGGTTCTATGCTTTACGTTGATTGCAGTTATTGGGACGGAGGCATTGAAAGCGCAGGATTCGGAATTAACAAAGGAGCAACTGCAAGACATTGAAAATGCGAAAATTCGAACGGAGAGACTGTTAAAAAATTGGAATAAAGTTGCCTTACCGGATGAAAAAGAACTTAAGAAAGAGTTCAAGTACAAATATTTAAAGAAAGGGGTAAATAGTGGAGTTACCGTTACAGCACCCGCCGGTTCAATTGGTTCATATGGAGATATCCTGGTAACGTTGAGTGAGTCAAGCTCAGGTTCTTCTTCCTGGGTTGGTGGTCATGCCGGTGTTGTGTACAATTCTGATTATACGGTAGAAAGCTTCGGAAATAAAGGTAGTCTGAACGGTGTAAGACGTTGGCCGAACGATTGGGGTGTCCGTTACTCTAATGTAAAAGGTTTGTGGGTGAGCGGTGCGGGAGATGCCGATTATCGATACGCTGCTGATTATTCCTATGCACAAATTGGGAAACCGTACAATTACAACTTTTTTGATATCAACCGTACGGATGCATTCTATTGCTCTCAACTAGCCTGGCGGGCCTGGAAAAATCGAGGTTGGGACTTAAACGATGGAGGCGCCGTGTGGCCGGTGGATCTTGTGGAAAGCCCCCATACGGTAGTCTTTTACTCAAAATAA
- a CDS encoding S8 family serine peptidase encodes MKKRYIPVILIAALFLNILIPGLGAAQPGGVVPGEPVEAIGREEVAQKQLAAEKIDDLPFIGDRDENKIADDLDGLIEAQGDEKVPVVVRLKENPSEKVLKDLETHIGVIERKAQWEKALKGFSAMMTPEQIRALSKNPMVERIDMDREVKAFINTATQWTGVQAARSDFGVDGDRDGNKTSYSKNDVVIAVLDTGIDAGHVDLDGGKVIGWYDVINGRTTPYDDNGHGTHVASIAAGTGEGNPAYKGVAPGAALVGIKVLNSAGSGTISGIISGIEWMIQNKNTYGIRIGNMSLGAAGSSDGTDSLSQAVNNAVNNGIIMVVAAGNEGPARYTIGSPAAAANAITVGSLYDPGERGWVLSEFSSRGPTADNRIKPDITAPGSNITAARAGTTSGYVTYSGTSMATPFISGVIALMLDANYALTDSQVKNILYSSANVKDFGPSGKDIDFGYGINLSYNCIKQAGGFAGSFSDGIGFSFIQDSLSGTGNTDWWQFDVTDTTKPIGITFVMPNHTSSIDFDIYLYDPNDTLVASSTGTARQEQIRYTPTKTGTYKLRVYSYRGSGNYWFNVSWK; translated from the coding sequence ATGAAGAAGAGGTACATCCCGGTCATACTCATCGCGGCGCTTTTCCTGAACATATTGATACCGGGACTTGGCGCCGCTCAGCCGGGAGGTGTAGTTCCCGGGGAGCCGGTGGAAGCCATCGGCCGGGAAGAGGTGGCCCAAAAGCAACTGGCCGCTGAAAAAATCGACGATTTGCCATTTATCGGGGATCGGGACGAGAATAAGATAGCGGATGACCTCGACGGATTGATCGAGGCTCAAGGGGATGAAAAGGTACCCGTAGTAGTCAGATTGAAGGAAAACCCGTCGGAAAAGGTTCTGAAGGATCTGGAGACGCACATCGGTGTCATTGAGAGAAAAGCCCAGTGGGAGAAGGCATTGAAGGGCTTTTCGGCGATGATGACACCGGAGCAGATAAGAGCCCTGTCGAAGAACCCGATGGTCGAAAGAATCGATATGGACCGGGAAGTAAAGGCGTTTATAAACACCGCTACGCAGTGGACGGGAGTTCAGGCGGCCAGAAGTGATTTTGGCGTCGACGGAGATAGGGACGGCAACAAGACTTCGTATTCCAAAAACGATGTGGTAATAGCGGTCCTCGACACAGGCATAGACGCAGGCCACGTAGACCTGGATGGCGGAAAGGTAATAGGGTGGTACGATGTAATCAACGGAAGGACTACTCCCTACGATGACAATGGCCACGGCACCCATGTGGCCAGCATCGCTGCGGGTACCGGCGAGGGGAACCCGGCTTATAAAGGCGTGGCTCCGGGGGCGGCTCTGGTAGGAATAAAGGTCCTGAATTCCGCCGGGTCCGGCACGATCAGCGGGATAATTTCGGGCATCGAGTGGATGATCCAGAACAAGAATACCTACGGCATACGCATAGGCAACATGAGCCTCGGGGCAGCGGGCTCTTCCGACGGAACTGACAGTCTGTCGCAGGCGGTAAACAACGCGGTGAACAACGGCATAATAATGGTGGTTGCTGCGGGCAATGAGGGGCCGGCCAGGTACACCATAGGTTCACCTGCCGCAGCGGCGAATGCTATAACCGTGGGCTCCCTCTACGACCCGGGTGAAAGGGGATGGGTGCTGTCCGAATTTTCCAGCAGGGGACCTACGGCCGACAATCGCATAAAACCGGATATAACCGCTCCGGGCAGCAATATCACCGCAGCCAGGGCGGGTACCACCAGCGGTTACGTGACCTACAGCGGTACGTCCATGGCGACGCCCTTCATATCCGGTGTTATAGCGTTGATGCTGGATGCCAACTATGCGCTTACTGATTCCCAGGTTAAGAACATCCTTTACTCCAGCGCCAATGTGAAAGACTTCGGGCCCTCGGGCAAGGACATCGATTTCGGCTACGGCATAAACCTCTCGTACAACTGCATTAAACAGGCAGGCGGATTTGCCGGCAGCTTCTCCGACGGCATAGGGTTCTCCTTCATTCAGGACAGCCTGTCCGGCACGGGCAATACCGACTGGTGGCAATTCGACGTGACCGATACTACAAAGCCCATCGGAATCACCTTCGTAATGCCGAATCACACCTCCTCGATAGATTTCGATATATACCTCTACGATCCGAACGATACCCTGGTCGCCAGTTCCACGGGAACCGCGAGGCAGGAACAGATTCGCTACACGCCTACCAAAACCGGCACATACAAACTGAGGGTTTACTCGTATAGAGGCTCCGGAAACTACTGGTTCAATGTCAGCTGGAAGTGA
- a CDS encoding sigma 54-interacting transcriptional regulator, producing the protein MRKDGLTAVYEFEDIVGQSRAIKKAIEAAKKIASSDSTVLIYGESGTGKELFAQAIHNASRRKDGPFVPVNFAALPSNLLESELFGYEEGAFTGAKKGGKPGLFEEADGGTIFLDEIGDAPQDFQVRLLRVLQEKRIIRVGGLKAIQLDVRVIAATNKDLWKKVKEGSFRQDLYYRLSVLPLYVPPLRERKEDILVLLGFYLKRYTDGRITNAWDFFEEDTLDYLLSYEWPGNVRELVNLVEYLVSVKDETTRIAIEDLPSHMISGILSAASDLSVKEKREAMIWIMKKIKENDGIGRRALAEMAKRENWNLGEGIIRRMMKQMERDGLIELKIGAKGAVLTGKGKALLEMVENGGKWEEGM; encoded by the coding sequence GTGAGAAAAGATGGGCTTACGGCAGTTTACGAATTCGAGGACATAGTTGGTCAAAGCCGTGCGATAAAAAAGGCAATAGAAGCGGCAAAGAAAATAGCATCAAGCGATTCAACGGTGCTTATTTACGGGGAAAGCGGCACCGGAAAGGAACTTTTCGCTCAGGCTATACACAATGCTTCCAGGAGAAAGGATGGTCCTTTCGTACCTGTGAATTTTGCCGCATTACCAAGTAATCTGCTTGAAAGCGAACTTTTCGGCTACGAAGAGGGTGCGTTTACCGGGGCTAAGAAAGGGGGAAAACCCGGCCTGTTCGAGGAGGCCGATGGCGGCACAATTTTTCTTGACGAAATAGGCGATGCGCCGCAGGATTTTCAGGTGAGGCTTTTAAGAGTCCTACAGGAGAAGAGAATAATCAGGGTCGGAGGGCTTAAGGCAATACAGTTGGACGTGAGGGTTATAGCTGCTACGAACAAAGATCTCTGGAAAAAAGTTAAGGAGGGCTCTTTCAGGCAGGATCTTTATTACAGGCTGAGCGTTCTACCGCTGTATGTCCCACCGCTGAGGGAAAGGAAAGAGGACATTTTGGTATTACTGGGATTTTATCTGAAAAGGTATACCGATGGAAGGATTACGAATGCATGGGATTTTTTTGAAGAAGATACCCTTGATTACCTGCTTTCGTACGAGTGGCCGGGGAATGTGAGGGAACTTGTAAATCTGGTGGAGTACCTGGTTAGCGTAAAGGATGAGACGACCAGGATCGCCATCGAGGATTTGCCATCACACATGATCTCCGGGATATTGAGCGCTGCAAGCGATCTGAGTGTAAAGGAAAAAAGGGAAGCAATGATATGGATCATGAAGAAAATAAAAGAGAACGACGGCATCGGCCGGAGGGCTCTGGCTGAAATGGCCAAGAGAGAGAACTGGAATTTGGGAGAGGGTATTATAAGGAGAATGATGAAACAGATGGAGCGGGACGGCCTGATTGAATTGAAAATAGGAGCTAAAGGCGCCGTACTGACGGGAAAGGGAAAAGCGTTGCTTGAAATGGTCGAGAACGGCGGAAAATGGGAAGAAGGGATGTAA
- a CDS encoding D-2-hydroxyacid dehydrogenase has protein sequence MGKILFGAKVSEKHLIKTREVAPDWNIVISENPEEKIKEIKDAEVYVDWGFNFERQLVEAAERLKWIQSLSAGVERLPFDLVKEKGIIVTNTSGIHKVPISELVFGYMLMFARGLNRFYEQQKNKIWNKKVNTTELFEKTLGIVGTGNIGSEIARLGKAFGMKVIGLRRSGRIKGDYDEMYGSSSLKELLSKSDFVVCAVPLTVETRHLFREEHFRAMKPTAYFINIARGAVVDESALIKALKEGWIAGAALDVFEEEPLPPESPLWGMPNVIITPHIAGSSDRYMERAMKVVNENLERYLKNERLINVVDLDRGY, from the coding sequence ATGGGGAAAATCTTATTCGGGGCCAAGGTTTCCGAAAAGCACCTCATAAAAACGCGCGAAGTCGCCCCCGACTGGAACATAGTCATAAGCGAAAACCCCGAGGAAAAAATAAAAGAGATAAAAGACGCTGAAGTTTACGTGGACTGGGGATTCAACTTTGAAAGGCAGCTTGTTGAGGCTGCCGAACGGCTAAAATGGATCCAGTCGCTGAGCGCCGGTGTTGAACGCTTGCCCTTTGATCTGGTCAAGGAAAAGGGCATAATTGTAACCAATACCAGCGGAATTCATAAAGTGCCAATTTCGGAGCTGGTGTTCGGCTACATGCTCATGTTTGCCAGAGGGCTGAACCGGTTTTACGAACAGCAGAAAAATAAGATTTGGAATAAAAAAGTAAATACTACGGAGCTATTCGAAAAGACTTTGGGAATAGTGGGGACCGGTAATATCGGCAGCGAGATAGCAAGGCTGGGAAAGGCTTTCGGCATGAAAGTGATCGGCCTTCGCAGGAGCGGCAGGATAAAAGGAGATTACGATGAGATGTACGGCAGCAGTTCTCTGAAAGAACTCCTGTCGAAGTCCGATTTCGTGGTGTGCGCTGTCCCTCTTACTGTCGAGACCCGTCACCTGTTTAGAGAAGAACACTTCAGAGCCATGAAGCCTACAGCTTATTTCATAAACATAGCCCGGGGCGCCGTGGTTGACGAGAGTGCTCTTATAAAGGCACTGAAAGAAGGCTGGATAGCGGGAGCGGCCTTAGATGTATTTGAGGAAGAGCCCCTGCCGCCGGAAAGTCCTTTGTGGGGAATGCCCAACGTCATAATAACTCCACACATAGCAGGCAGCTCCGACCGTTACATGGAAAGAGCCATGAAAGTGGTGAACGAAAACCTGGAAAGATACCTGAAGAATGAGCGATTGATAAATGTCGTCGACCTGGACAGGGGATACTGA
- a CDS encoding metallophosphoesterase family protein, giving the protein MRIGVFSDTHGFLHFIDKAMKVVEPVDLILHAGDISADADYIREAYNYRVYGVSGNCDTGSDYPGERLIQLEGKKILLTHGHAYRVKHGYERLLARAKDLSADAVVFGHTHCPENTRVGNVLIFNPGSLALPRCGTGRTFGVLEIRDEDIKSSIKEL; this is encoded by the coding sequence TTGAGAATCGGAGTATTTAGCGATACGCACGGTTTTCTACATTTTATAGATAAAGCCATGAAAGTTGTGGAACCTGTGGATTTGATCTTGCATGCAGGAGACATATCGGCCGACGCTGATTACATCAGGGAAGCGTATAATTACAGGGTTTACGGGGTGTCAGGCAACTGCGACACCGGTTCCGACTATCCGGGTGAGAGGCTGATCCAATTGGAAGGTAAAAAGATACTTCTCACCCACGGCCATGCGTATCGTGTAAAACACGGGTATGAAAGGCTATTGGCCAGGGCAAAGGACCTTTCTGCCGATGCGGTGGTTTTCGGTCATACCCACTGTCCGGAAAATACGCGCGTGGGAAATGTCCTGATTTTCAACCCCGGCAGTCTTGCCCTTCCAAGGTGTGGCACGGGAAGGACTTTCGGTGTGCTTGAGATACGGGACGAGGATATAAAAAGCTCCATAAAGGAGCTTTGA
- a CDS encoding XTP/dITP diphosphatase: protein MMDLVIATKNRGKLKEFKEMLSDIPLNIISLLDFPGIEVEESGSTFEENAVMKAKKVLELTGIASLGDDSGLEVAALGGRPGVHTARFAGPGAGDVDNINKLLNELKGVPWEKRQARFVCCLCFALPDGRVFVEYGYLKGLITFEPRGTMGFGYDPVFFVPELGKTLAEATPEEKNAVSHRARATEKIRKHILQCTRG, encoded by the coding sequence ATGATGGATCTGGTAATAGCAACTAAGAATAGAGGTAAACTAAAAGAATTTAAAGAAATGCTTTCCGATATACCCTTGAATATAATTTCACTTTTAGACTTTCCGGGGATCGAAGTTGAGGAAAGCGGCAGCACTTTTGAAGAAAATGCGGTCATGAAAGCGAAAAAAGTCTTAGAGCTGACCGGTATCGCGTCCCTTGGCGATGATTCAGGTCTTGAAGTGGCCGCTCTGGGAGGCAGGCCCGGAGTGCATACAGCCAGGTTTGCAGGTCCCGGAGCCGGCGACGTAGACAATATAAATAAGCTGCTGAACGAGCTCAAGGGCGTTCCCTGGGAAAAAAGGCAGGCGAGATTTGTTTGCTGCCTGTGCTTTGCATTACCCGACGGAAGGGTTTTTGTGGAGTACGGTTACTTGAAAGGGCTTATTACCTTTGAGCCCAGAGGTACCATGGGATTTGGGTACGATCCTGTTTTTTTTGTACCCGAGCTGGGGAAAACCCTAGCTGAGGCCACCCCTGAGGAGAAAAACGCCGTGAGCCACCGGGCGAGGGCCACAGAAAAAATCAGAAAGCACATACTTCAATGCACCAGAGGTTGA
- the rph gene encoding ribonuclease PH, with translation MARADGREFDEIRPVNIIRRFNKYAEGSVLIEAGDTKVICTATVDEKVPPFLRGKGQGWVTAEYSMLPRATEIRNIRESLKPSGRTMEIQRLIGRAMRSVVDLAALGERTVWLDCDVIQADGGTRTAAITGAFVALVDAFKYLKDNGIIEVIPVNSFVAAVSVGIVDGEKLLDLNFEEDCRAQVDMNVVMTDKGQLVEVQGTGEAFPFTRQDLNDMLDLAQKGVFELISIQKQVLSDVVDEVGKNDGSGNSN, from the coding sequence TTGGCGAGAGCTGACGGCAGAGAATTCGACGAGATAAGACCTGTAAACATTATACGCCGCTTCAATAAATACGCCGAAGGGTCTGTTCTTATTGAAGCGGGTGATACAAAGGTAATATGTACCGCAACCGTCGACGAAAAAGTACCGCCTTTCTTGAGAGGTAAAGGGCAGGGATGGGTAACGGCCGAATACTCCATGCTCCCAAGGGCCACGGAAATTCGGAATATCAGGGAAAGCTTGAAGCCCAGCGGGAGGACCATGGAAATCCAGAGGTTGATCGGTAGGGCCATGAGATCTGTGGTTGATCTTGCAGCTTTGGGTGAGAGGACCGTATGGCTGGACTGCGATGTAATCCAGGCCGATGGGGGTACCCGTACGGCGGCTATCACCGGTGCCTTTGTAGCCCTGGTGGATGCTTTCAAGTATTTAAAGGACAACGGAATCATTGAAGTTATTCCGGTTAACAGTTTTGTGGCTGCAGTAAGTGTGGGCATTGTCGACGGCGAAAAGTTGCTGGACCTGAATTTTGAGGAGGACTGCAGAGCCCAGGTTGATATGAATGTGGTGATGACCGACAAGGGGCAACTTGTAGAGGTCCAGGGTACCGGAGAAGCTTTTCCTTTCACCCGCCAGGATCTGAACGATATGCTGGATCTGGCCCAAAAAGGTGTTTTTGAGCTGATTTCCATCCAAAAACAAGTTTTAAGCGACGTAGTCGACGAGGTTGGAAAAAATGATGGATCTGGTAATAGCAACTAA
- a CDS encoding GerMN domain-containing protein, which yields MPKRVAALILILILIFSITACGLQKKDSGDASSQESEPVQETQANMRRTVFYFVNEHDLLVPVTRDIPWVEGIAKSALESLVDTPEIRAELEPKGLKPPLPSGTKVLGMTIRDGIAKVDFSREFLNLNGKTAEQNAIKAVVYTLTEFPSVQKVQLMVEGKPLKKCPNGTILKDELQREKINLEPGAAAEGNNMVPVMLYFRGSSSDGNFTYYVPVTRMVKKSDNLMKTALEELIKGPVQGMGLSSVIPADTKVLDVSLKENEAIVNFSKEIEGYGGGVDTEQALVNTVVLTLSEFPGVEKVTIQVEGKSGVLPEGTILDTPILKPAYINPANI from the coding sequence ATGCCCAAGAGGGTTGCGGCGCTTATTTTGATCCTCATTCTTATTTTCAGCATTACAGCCTGCGGGCTGCAGAAAAAAGACAGCGGCGACGCTTCATCCCAAGAGTCGGAACCTGTCCAGGAAACGCAGGCTAACATGCGCAGGACAGTGTTTTATTTTGTAAACGAACACGATCTTCTGGTACCGGTCACCAGGGATATACCCTGGGTTGAGGGAATAGCCAAATCCGCTCTGGAAAGCCTTGTGGACACGCCCGAGATAAGAGCCGAGCTTGAGCCCAAAGGCCTTAAGCCCCCTCTACCTTCGGGAACCAAAGTGCTGGGCATGACGATAAGGGACGGCATTGCAAAAGTTGACTTCAGCAGGGAATTTCTAAATCTGAACGGGAAAACCGCAGAGCAGAACGCTATAAAGGCTGTAGTATATACCCTAACGGAATTTCCCTCGGTCCAGAAAGTCCAATTAATGGTAGAAGGTAAACCTTTAAAAAAATGCCCTAACGGTACGATTTTGAAAGACGAACTCCAGCGTGAAAAGATCAATCTGGAACCGGGTGCCGCAGCTGAGGGTAATAATATGGTTCCTGTGATGCTGTATTTCAGAGGAAGCAGCAGCGACGGAAATTTTACCTATTACGTGCCGGTTACGCGAATGGTGAAAAAGAGCGATAACCTCATGAAAACAGCACTGGAAGAACTCATCAAAGGACCGGTGCAGGGAATGGGTTTGAGTTCGGTCATACCCGCCGACACAAAGGTGCTTGATGTCAGCCTGAAGGAGAATGAGGCGATTGTCAATTTTTCCAAAGAGATCGAGGGCTATGGTGGCGGTGTTGACACCGAACAGGCGCTGGTAAATACCGTAGTGCTGACTCTTTCGGAATTTCCCGGAGTGGAGAAGGTAACCATTCAGGTGGAGGGTAAAAGCGGGGTTTTGCCCGAAGGTACCATTCTGGATACGCCCATTTTGAAACCGGCGTATATAAACCCCGCCAATATATGA
- a CDS encoding DUF2179 domain-containing protein has protein sequence MTPLLGYLFIFIARVCDVSLSTLRTLMVVRGHRMQAAVMGFFEVIIYITALNQVVGKLGDPLNLIAYALGFATGNYVGSLLEEKLALGLTTVQVITQNPELPEKIRSRGFGVTMLQGMGKEGTRHVLVIYLARKNVPALINLIESEDESAFITIMDMKSAKGGYFKQAK, from the coding sequence TTGACTCCACTGCTAGGCTATTTATTCATTTTTATCGCTCGGGTTTGTGACGTTTCTCTTTCAACGTTAAGAACCTTGATGGTTGTTAGGGGTCACCGGATGCAGGCGGCTGTAATGGGCTTTTTTGAGGTGATTATTTACATAACGGCTTTAAACCAGGTTGTAGGGAAACTGGGCGACCCATTAAACCTGATTGCTTATGCATTGGGTTTCGCCACAGGCAATTACGTTGGCAGCCTGCTGGAAGAAAAATTGGCTCTCGGCCTCACAACGGTACAGGTCATTACGCAGAACCCCGAACTTCCAGAAAAAATCAGGAGCCGGGGATTTGGTGTAACTATGCTTCAGGGCATGGGAAAAGAAGGAACACGTCACGTGCTCGTCATATATCTGGCACGAAAAAACGTTCCGGCTCTGATCAACCTCATAGAAAGCGAGGACGAATCGGCATTTATCACCATAATGGATATGAAGTCGGCTAAAGGGGGATACTTTAAACAGGCAAAGTGA